The sequence GGAGAGACAATCATAAGTACAATGTTAACAAGTTACAGTACACCTTACATCAATTCAGTTGTGCAACTGACCTTCATGAGTGGAGGAGTTGTGAGGGCACGGAGTTGACTTCCGCTCCACCAAAGGGCGTAGTAGCCACTGGAGGGACTCATGTCAAACAGGCCCTTCCTCTGGGCAGACTCGGAAACAACCCCCAGTTTCCAGTCCTTACCGTCCCCAACGCTCACCTGGGGCGAGAGGACAGGAATGGGTCACACAGTTAGGGAGAAGAGAATCTCCCATCCAGCAGTCTTTCCACGCTGTAGCAGAAATACTTGGGGGAGATGGCACAGAGCCTTGACCGGAACACCGAAACTGAAAGGAGCGGAGTTACACCTTGTTTCATTTCAAGGAGATAAACGATATAATAAGCCTTTCTACAGTGGCCATGAATTGATTACTAGTGCTGGCTGAGTTTGTGATCGCTGTTAATAGCCAATTATGCGTTTGCAGATCCCTGCCTCTAGCAATATGGTTGGTCCGAACAAAAAATGACAGTGATAGGCCTGCTAATTTTCTGctatcagactttagatattaATCCAAAATCTGATTCATGAGActagggagagaggggtttGGAACCGCATGCCCATGGAGATTAAAGCGCAGACCCATTCCCCACCTTCAACAAAAATGCCTGCATGAGATATAAAAATATAACCCACTGGGAAATTTGTTTAAGTACCTCCCTTTGCACATGTCGATTTATTGATAGTATTTTACTTTCAATACGAACCACTAGATATTATTATTGACCGTTTGCCAAATGACACCATCATGTTTCCCATGAACATCAGTCTGGCAAACAAGCAGTGCCTGGACCTTCAACAACAATAACCATCATCAGTTAGTCTGGTACCCCTGGCTCCaagcctgacctctgacctctgggcCCTTTTACCTCCCAGTAGTGGCGTCCAGTGTCGTAGCCCTCCTTGGCGAGAATGCAGGACCAGATGTCAAAGCGTTGCTGGCTGTTCCTATAGAACTGTAGCTTCTCCCCCCTCTTCACCTGCTTCCGGTCTTCAGAGAGCACTAGGAAGGGGTACGCCGTCACTGGGTTCAGCGTCACATCCTCTGTAGGCAGGAAGTCAACATTGATATTCATAAGTCTGCCCAATAAACATTTGCTTTATGTGTTTGGGTGTTCATTGTTGCAAGCCAGTCATTTCGGCTGGGTAAGGTTTGAGAAGAGGGAGAATAACATGGAGCATAGGACCACAGGCGGGATCCAAGCTGGGCCCCTACAAGGCGCTTAATGCACACTTGTGGGTTGGGCCACCCAGCCACTTGGTAGGCCCAATTCTAATATAAACAACTGTTAAAAGTGAAAACTATAAACAGTTTTGACAGTACATTTTTAAGAATACGACTTGGTGGATAACCAATGGCAATACTCACCCATGTAGGGTAGGATCTTTCTGAGGCCTGAAACAGAACAACATAATGCTGTGGTCAACAGCTCATACACCACTATTAATCTAAGGCATCTAAAACATCCCGTTACAGACCAGTGGCAGCAGATCAATAGAAGGCAGTGGGCGCCACCCCTCCATGAAGCATTCACACAAATAAATCTGCCGACTATGAATCGACCATTTCaaatacgaaataaatcaacaaaaatacatagcgtttatcctcaTTTAAGTGTGTGATAGACCGTTCTTgccactgccagcaaccatttaaatccGTCTGAATGTCAATTCTTTGGGACAGGCTTCTTATTTGTCATTTGAGAGAAAGCCCTGCTTCACGGCAGGGGCACCGGTAACCATGAAGTCTATGTGAGCTGGCAATCTTTTTGCCGTCtttcaagcagagacagcttttcattggcgttTTTAGTTCGCACCTCTGTGCGCCTAGAACAATGGCATTGTTTTTCCTATTATTTATAACCAAAAGATTGGAcgattcagcgaatcaatcaaataggctacctccaaCAGCAGCATTTGCGCCACACAACTACTTGCAGAGAAGAGATAGATAGCCACCCCCCTTCCCAGTGGAGGAATtgggactccccaagcaatgttatacttaaaaggattTAAGTTACACATTAATCTATTCTCTCAGCCTATTGCATATGAACAAAATGAAGAAACTGTCCAAGATTTTCTAACTGCATATTAAATAGACCTTGAGACTTGCAAAAAATTGAGGCTATCGCACAATGATCAAGGTTTGCCtaaatatcagaataacacCAATAAAGTATAAAGCCATAAAGTAGGCCTGTATATGCAGTGCAAGCTTGCCAAAGCcatgcaagtcaggatgtagacTATGAAATCTGAATGATTTTTGGGGTTATGGCAATCCCCAAAATACACCAGAATGCAGGAAATCACATCTACCAACTTCAAAATTTTGTTGGGGAGGCCCCCAGAATCTGCGCCTCATCCACAAATTGAATCACCAGCCACCACTGACTATTTGtgaaaacacaaaaaagtaATGCCTTTAAAGATACAGAATGACACACACCTGCTCCGGCCTTAATCTTCTTCACATCTGGAAGAGAAAGAGTTGAAGTGAGATATTTTccatgcaaatgacctcattaGGACTAGCCCTTGCCACAATGTAGTAAGTTAAGttggtaaaactgtcgtttgcTGTTAATTGAAATAGTTTGGTGGCAGTCTAGCTTACCTTTCAGAGACCACTGGCTGGCCCGCAGACTTGAGTTGCTTCCTCTATAGCTGGACATTCCGTCACTCATATCCCTCTCCCCGGAGGAGACTGGaagcagggacacacacacaaacagacgtgAATGCTTCATAGCGAGGTGAACGCCAGAGGTCCACAGCATTGACGTTAAAAAGCCAAGAAAGTGCCTAAACAGCAAAACCGATAAATTCATTAATGATTGAGTGCATTACTGGATCCCAAAGAGCCTCTGGAGCGGGTGTTCCCCGTGCGGATCTCGTCCATCCTCTCCCTCACGTCCGTCAGGGCGCTTTTGATGTCCGTCAGGTTGAAGTGCAGCGAAAGCTTGGACTCCGCCTCGGCCTGCGGGTCCGAGGCCGCGGCCAGAGGAGCCATGGTCTGGTCGAAATTCtgcaccacacgcacacgcacacgcacacacacacaggaaaagtTATTGTATAAATATCGTCCGGGTTCGATGGATCTGAGCCAGATTGTGCTTGGCATACAGTGTTTAGCAAATTAAACAACACTAGGAGATTATAGCAGTGGCCATGCAAGATAACCGCTGGACAACCCCTTGGAAAATAAATAACCATGAAATGTAAGCAGTAGCAAGGCAAGGCACGGTTTCTATAAAGCAGTCATCAACACAAGCATTTATAGCGCTTTAGATGGACATGGATTCCATTTTAAAGACATGGATTCCATTTTAAAGACAAGACAGATATTAAACAATAGGTGGTAAAAGATCGTCATGGTGTGTAAGTCCATCAGATCCTTATTGCTGTGTACAGCAGGGGGCGATTGTTAACCATATTGAGTGGGGCTGAACCTCCACTGTTTCTAATCCCTCCATGGTGACCTGCTGGAGGGACCTCCTATAACATATTGGATACAATTGTGTCGCTTTTCAAACAGGCCAATAATAATGTGTATCGCGGCCGATAGTGCCATGTAAAAAAGTGGCACAATGGCTTAGCATTGTATACATACATCATTAgtacatattttattttttggaaaTAAGTTTGGGCTAAAGTCATTTCACGGGACACCGCTGTAGTCACTCTGCAAACCCACGGTTGAAGATCCCCATGCAGATGATATAGCCCCCCCCCTCAAGGTAAACTATATGGACCTGGTGTGGGGTGTGGGTTTTCTACCTGTAGGAATCTAATGTGGTCTTGGCTGGTGGCCTGGGTGTCCATCAGGGCCCTCCTCTCCACCAGCTGGCCTAGCTCCGCCTCCAAGCGGCTCACCAGCCCCTCCCCGTGGGTCACCACGGCGTCCCTCTTGGTCTGCATCCTGCCAAGCAGGAGTGCCCGGATGCTCTCCATGGACTCGGACAGCTCAGAGAGGAGCTGCTCCACCTCTGCCTGTTCTCCGTTGGCGTAGTTCTGCGATTGACAAGCGGCCATTCATAAGGACTCAAGCTCACACAGGCTACAAACAATGGATGCCTGATAGCTTGCATGTAAGACGCCATGGCTGGTATCATGATAGCGGGGCAAGATCGTCTAgtctaggcaaggcaaggcaaggcaactttatttatatagcacttttcatacacaaggcagactcaaagtgcttcacaaagTGGTTAGGGAGTTTTACTCACAAGCCGGAAGGTAGTAGATTCTAAGAATAAATAATCCACCATGACAATGAGACATTCAGTCTTTTAAAGACATATTTAGCCTGACATAGCTAGACCAATTCGCCAAGTGCATTAGTCTCCAACCTCAGTTAACTTTCTGATTACCAAGAGGCATAATCAAGCCAACCAAAAGGCCCCTGGATCGACCTGCACCCGATCAGAGCAACGAAATGGTGACATATAATCGCCAACCATCTCAACGGTGTTTCCATACCGGCCGTCCGCTACCCGGTCAAAGTCTGCGGGAAATGTGTCTGAGAAGGAGGGGGGCTAGACTCATATGCCAGAGCAAATCAAATACGCGCTTGCAGATTCTTCTGGTTACCAGTCCAATACATATTGTCTACTGAAGGTAAGGAAGGAGAGTGCGCCCTACCGTGACGACATGGAGCTGCTGTTTCAGCCCCATAAGACGAAGATTCTTCCCCTCAATGCGGTTCACTATCTCCAACTCGGACCTGGATAACAGTTTCTAGATAAAGAGGTAGATGGACAGGCGGACGGATGAATGGAGAGAACCATAGTCTGGCAAGTGTTATCTGCCATTTCACACCATCAATTGACTACTGCAGCAATACTATAAACAAAATaagatacaacaacaacaagacaatAATAAGAGCATTAAAAATACTAAAGATTCATCTAAAACACTATAAATGATTGTAAATAATTGAAATTGGTATACATTGAAAATAGTAATTCTTCATCCATCTTCATAAACATTCTTGACAATATATAGCACTATACATTGTTGGCCTTTATGCATGCATAAGTGTCAAAGTGACTAAGGTATCCATTACATTTAACAATGTTTAAACCataaattattaaatattaCGCCTTTATAAGCCCTATTCTCCttcacattattttattttctcactccctctcccacctgTTTGTGAAGTCTCTCTGTCTGAACGGAGACCGTCTGGTGAGTGCGATGCTCCCCCAAGACACAGATCCCACAAACACAGCTCTGGCACGTCCTACAGTACACCTGATGTTACAAGGTCAAAAAAAGGGGATTTAATTAAGTCGACATTGTGGGGAAAACATAAAAGCACCAACATATAGAGGAAATTTGCTTTGCGATCCATTTCATTCAAATGAATTTCAGTGGGTTTCTACTTTTGAAAAACAACCATAAATTGCACTAGAAACACGTGGAGTGGGGTTATGATTTGTTAAGTGTCTTGTACGTAGGTCACGTCAGTAGTTTAACATTTTGCGATGGCTTTGCCCCACCCAATGATGAACAGAGCTTCAATCGCATTCAGAACCAGAACCCAGGCGCTTTGCATCATCGGGACCCATCTTTTCTGCCGAGTAACCTCTCGCGGGGCACCGTTGTCTCTGTCCGTCCTCACCTCCAGCAGGTGCTTGTGTTCGGCGCAAGTGCGTCCACGCAGCGCCTCCTGGGGGTCCAGCAGGCTGTGGGAGGCGTAGAACGCAGACGTCAGATGCGGCTGCACGTGCTCATCGCAGTAGGCCGCCGTGCACACGAGGCACGAGCTCACGGCCGCCCGCTTCACCCCGGTGCAAATGTCGCAATTCACCAGCGCGCCCGGGTCCGGTGGCGCAAACGGGTTAGTGGCAGCGTAGGCGCACGTCCCCGCTTGCTCTTCATGTCTGCCGGCGGCCGTGGGCAGCCCCTTCTGTAGCGGCGTTCCGTAGCGGGAGTGCTTGTATTTATCCGCGATGAGGGCAAACACTCTGTTGATGTTGAGGAGGGGCCGCTCATCAAACTGTCTTTTGCAGAGTGGACAGCTGCACACACGACTGGAGGCCCAGTACCCCCCGATGCAGGcctggggaaggagagagggagccatGTGACGTGGCAGGATTACAACATCGGGGAGCTGACCACATCACCTAACCACAGCCCATTGCTACTGAATGGTGTCTAATGGCACACTAGAAGTGTGGGTTTAAGTAATTGACATCACTGTTAGGCAACAACAATTATTTATAAAAGAAAATGATTGTTCCTTTTGACAATCGCAAAGAACTGCCGACACCCTCATTTGAAGTTATAAATGATTCTAGATCCTTTGCCTCCAGAGCAGTAGCAACGTCAGTCTTCTGTTAAGTGTCCATCAAATATCACTGCACATATTTGATTCTCATGCTAAGGCGGGAATATGAGAACCAGAAACTTGTTACAGAACTACTGCCAGCTCCCAACATCTCACTAGAAGCAGATCACACTTAATTTCATACTCTTTAGCAACTTAGCAAACACTTTATtcaagacaaaggcatggaGACCTAACCCACTgctttggctgggagtcaaacaccctcacCCACAACATCTGACTTCCCCTCTGCAGCCACTTCACGTCGATGAGAAGAGGGCCCTACGCCTTGGTCTTCATCCACCGGGAGCAGCGGTAGGCCTACCTGGCAGAAGTTATGTCCGCAGGGTGTGGAGACGGGGTCGGTGAACACATCCAGGCAAATAGAGCAGGTCAACTCTTGCTCCGAGAAAATGTCCAGGCTTGGATCTGTTGGTGCCTCTGCCATCTGAGCTGCTGCCTTGAACTATAGAGATAatctaaaaacaacaaaaaacatttgaggAATAAATATAGGATAACGAAATATAGAATAACTTTTATCAAGTTATTTTTTGAAAATGACTTACAATGACTGACATTAACTTTAGGGCCATACGGTTTAAACAAATTATGAGTTGTGAAATAGTGTTGTTATTTCCGTACATTATACCACCAGCATTGTGCATATTATGTGCCCAAATAGTATTTTTGACATTTACTAACATTAAACTATTATCAGGTTATTGGCCATTTACCGGTAGGCCTACTTGGATATAGTCAACTGCCAACTGAAACAACAAGTGTGCAAAAGGTTAAAAAGGCTGTTACACTAGAAGTATTAAATCATTTGATTAAGGTTCTAATTAATTTGATTCAATTAAGATGGTATGCCATATCATACTCATCATATTCCAGTGTTTTCCCTGAAataaaacaaaggaaagacataACCATTCCTAATAATACAACCATCTTAGCTCGAAATATAAATCCAAAGAGTTTTGCTGTGATAATTTAATTCAAGTTGCTTCCTTTttcctaaaaataaaaaatgtatttacgGTTATGAATTGTTAGGCCTATTCTAAAAAATACTTGCTGGTACGTTGAAACTCAGGCGTGGCAACATTCCACCTGGAATTTTACTGCAACATGCAAACGAATGGAGCACAAAAGGACTATTAAAACGGTTCAAACCGGCTACTCAGCGTGACACAGCACCATAGGCccacgaccaaaaaaaaaaaaaagctaaggTTGAGTTTCTTTTCTACCATTGATTTTGATGCTATCAATGGGCTACCTGAAATACCAAAAAGCCTACGATGAGAGAGTGAACCAAAGTTTGTAAAGTTAATGTCGGTTCTAAACTTGAGTGGCACACAATGCTACTCTGTGTATTCCATCAATTTGCAAATGGTACATTTAAAGGCAGACATGATTCTTTTAATTTGTTAAATAGCATCTTActagtgtgtgtattttcttttctttttttcactaCAACCAGCACGTtgtgtggttagtgtgtttCAAACAAAGTCCAATCAAACTATTCCAATTGATCACTGCGCTAGGATTGGGTGCCACAGTTATACGCCTCACTTGTTTATGTCGgttttttgcaaaaaaaataactcCTTACTATTTGGATTG comes from Gadus macrocephalus chromosome 2, ASM3116895v1 and encodes:
- the LOC132450599 gene encoding zinc-binding protein A33-like; its protein translation is MAEAPTDPSLDIFSEQELTCSICLDVFTDPVSTPCGHNFCQACIGGYWASSRVCSCPLCKRQFDERPLLNINRVFALIADKYKHSRYGTPLQKGLPTAAGRHEEQAGTCAYAATNPFAPPDPGALVNCDICTGVKRAAVSSCLVCTAAYCDEHVQPHLTSAFYASHSLLDPQEALRGRTCAEHKHLLEVYCRTCQSCVCGICVLGEHRTHQTVSVQTERLHKQKLLSRSELEIVNRIEGKNLRLMGLKQQLHVVTNYANGEQAEVEQLLSELSESMESIRALLLGRMQTKRDAVVTHGEGLVSRLEAELGQLVERRALMDTQATSQDHIRFLQNFDQTMAPLAAASDPQAEAESKLSLHFNLTDIKSALTDVRERMDEIRTGNTRSRGSLGSISSGERDMSDGMSSYRGSNSSLRASQWSLKDVKKIKAGAGLRKILPYMEDVTLNPVTAYPFLVLSEDRKQVKRGEKLQFYRNSQQRFDIWSCILAKEGYDTGRHYWEVSVGDGKDWKLGVVSESAQRKGLFDMSPSSGYYALWWSGSQLRALTTPPLMKVKISSKLRKVGVFLSLEEGQVSFYNTKTGSELYTFRGSEFTERMYPLLGTGDKEVPLVLLTVQ